In Micromonospora sp. WMMA1363, a genomic segment contains:
- a CDS encoding acetyl-CoA C-acyltransferase, translated as MPREVRDVVFVDGVRTPFGKAGGMYANTRADDLVIRCIRELLRRNPQLPPDRVEEVAIAATTQIGDQGLTIGRTAALLAGLPKTVPGFAIDRMCAGAMTAVTTVASGIAMGAYDVAIAGGVEHMGRHPMGEGVDPNPRIVAEKLVDPSALVMGATAENLHDRVPHVTKERTDAFALASQQKTAKAYANRKIQDDLVSVAVRDPEAGWGLATVDEAPRDTSMEKLGTLKTPFRPHGKVTAGNAAGLNDGATASLLAAEETARELGLPVAMRLVSYGFVGVEPEVMGVGPIPSTEKALRIAGLTVDDIGLFELNEAFAVQVLAFLDHFGIADDDPRVNPWGGAIAIGHPLASSGVRLMTQLARQFAEHPEVRYGLTAMCIGIGMGGTVIWENPHWEGEGK; from the coding sequence GTGCCCCGTGAAGTTCGGGATGTCGTCTTCGTCGACGGTGTCCGCACCCCGTTCGGCAAGGCGGGTGGCATGTACGCCAACACCCGCGCCGACGACCTGGTGATCCGCTGCATCCGCGAGCTGCTGCGCCGTAACCCGCAGCTGCCGCCGGATCGGGTCGAGGAGGTCGCGATCGCCGCCACCACCCAGATCGGCGATCAGGGCCTCACCATCGGCCGGACCGCCGCCCTGCTGGCCGGCCTACCCAAGACCGTCCCCGGCTTCGCCATCGACCGGATGTGCGCCGGCGCCATGACCGCGGTGACCACGGTTGCCAGCGGCATCGCCATGGGCGCGTACGACGTCGCCATCGCCGGCGGTGTCGAGCACATGGGCCGGCACCCGATGGGCGAGGGCGTCGACCCCAACCCCCGCATCGTCGCCGAGAAGCTGGTCGACCCGTCCGCCCTGGTCATGGGTGCCACCGCGGAGAACCTGCACGACCGCGTCCCGCACGTCACCAAGGAGCGCACCGACGCGTTCGCGCTCGCCTCGCAGCAGAAGACCGCGAAGGCGTACGCCAACCGCAAGATCCAGGACGACCTGGTATCGGTGGCGGTCCGTGACCCGGAGGCCGGCTGGGGTCTGGCCACGGTGGACGAAGCTCCCCGGGACACGTCGATGGAGAAGCTCGGCACCCTGAAGACGCCGTTCCGCCCGCACGGCAAGGTGACCGCGGGTAACGCGGCCGGCCTGAACGACGGCGCCACCGCAAGCCTGCTCGCCGCCGAGGAGACCGCCCGCGAGCTGGGCCTGCCGGTCGCCATGCGGCTGGTCTCGTATGGCTTCGTCGGCGTCGAGCCGGAGGTGATGGGCGTCGGCCCGATCCCGTCAACCGAGAAGGCCCTGCGCATCGCCGGTCTAACCGTCGACGACATCGGCCTGTTCGAGCTGAACGAGGCGTTCGCCGTCCAGGTACTCGCCTTCCTCGACCACTTCGGCATCGCCGACGACGACCCCCGGGTGAACCCGTGGGGCGGTGCGATCGCCATCGGTCACCCGCTCGCCTCCTCGGGTGTGCGGCTGATGACGCAGCTCGCCCGGCAGTTCGCCGAGCACCCCGAGGTCCGCTACGGCCTCACCGCCATGTGCATCGGCATCGGCATGGGCGGCACCGTGATCTGGGAGAACCCGCACTGGGAGGGTGAAGGCAAGTGA
- a CDS encoding cytochrome c biogenesis protein CcdA, translating to MDAPYGLALGAGLLAAVNPCGFALLPAYLSMLVVGDGPADTRGPLAPVGRALALTGAMTIGFVAVFGAFGLLAGPAADALASRLPWVSVAIGLALVAAGGWLLTGRALPTFAPRLASGPEVRRSFGSMVLFGAAYAIASLGCTIGPFLAVVVAGFGAGSPLAGIGLFVAYAIGMGLVVGAAALAVALARESLVRRARRAAPLLGRLAGALLVLTGGYVAWYGWYEIRVFSGRSGDDPVIEAAGRVQSALSEWVTGLGPWVVASTAGALLTVAAGGTVLRRRRRAASRPASAPAEPVDAA from the coding sequence GTGGACGCCCCGTACGGCCTCGCGCTCGGCGCTGGCCTGCTCGCCGCCGTCAACCCGTGCGGCTTCGCGCTGCTGCCCGCGTACCTCTCGATGCTGGTGGTGGGTGACGGCCCGGCGGACACGCGCGGGCCGCTCGCGCCGGTGGGCCGGGCGCTGGCCCTGACCGGCGCGATGACCATCGGCTTCGTCGCGGTCTTCGGCGCGTTCGGGCTGCTCGCCGGCCCCGCCGCCGACGCCCTCGCGAGCCGCCTGCCCTGGGTGTCGGTCGCGATCGGCCTCGCCCTGGTCGCCGCCGGCGGCTGGCTGCTCACCGGCCGGGCACTGCCCACGTTCGCGCCCCGGCTGGCCAGCGGCCCCGAGGTACGGAGGAGCTTCGGGTCGATGGTTCTCTTCGGCGCGGCGTACGCGATCGCCTCGCTCGGCTGCACCATCGGTCCGTTCCTGGCCGTCGTGGTCGCCGGGTTCGGGGCCGGCAGCCCACTCGCCGGGATCGGGCTGTTCGTCGCGTACGCGATCGGCATGGGCCTGGTGGTCGGCGCCGCCGCGCTCGCGGTCGCGCTGGCCCGGGAGTCCCTGGTCCGCCGCGCCCGGCGGGCCGCGCCGCTGCTCGGCCGCCTCGCCGGCGCTCTGCTCGTGCTCACCGGCGGGTACGTGGCCTGGTACGGCTGGTACGAGATCCGGGTCTTCTCCGGCAGGAGCGGCGACGATCCGGTGATCGAGGCCGCCGGCCGGGTGCAGTCCGCGCTCAGCGAATGGGTGACCGGCCTGGGTCCGTGGGTGGTCGCGTCCACCGCCGGGGCGCTGCTCACGGTGGCCGCCGGCGGCACGGTGCTACGCCGTCGCCGGCGTGCCGCCAGCCGCCCGGCCTCCGCTCCGGCCGAACCGGTGGACGCCGCCTGA
- a CDS encoding redoxin domain-containing protein, which produces MPVTALRAIPLALAAALALTACTDSGAPTAATPTTATPTAIPTEPATTTASPDTTASPTAVPPALDFTARTIDGGSFAGASLAGRPAVLWFWAAWCTRCRGVADSVAAVARDNAAQVNLVGVAGLGSGDDAMRRFAKDTGIEGFPNLADDDGTVWRRFGVTSQEHYVLLDSTGKVVHTGPLSQADLRRRVAELS; this is translated from the coding sequence ATGCCCGTCACCGCCCTCCGCGCGATCCCGCTCGCCCTGGCCGCCGCTCTCGCGCTCACCGCCTGCACCGACAGCGGTGCGCCAACCGCCGCCACGCCGACCACCGCCACACCAACCGCCATCCCGACGGAGCCCGCGACCACCACCGCCAGCCCGGACACCACCGCGAGCCCGACCGCGGTGCCGCCGGCCCTCGACTTCACCGCCCGCACCATCGACGGCGGGTCCTTCGCCGGCGCGAGCCTCGCCGGCCGGCCCGCTGTGCTGTGGTTCTGGGCCGCCTGGTGCACCCGCTGCCGTGGCGTCGCCGACTCGGTGGCCGCCGTCGCGCGGGACAACGCCGCCCAGGTCAACCTGGTCGGGGTGGCCGGGCTGGGCAGTGGCGACGACGCGATGCGCCGGTTCGCCAAGGACACCGGCATCGAGGGCTTCCCGAACCTCGCCGACGACGACGGCACGGTGTGGCGCCGGTTCGGCGTCACCAGCCAGGAACACTACGTGCTGCTGGACTCGACCGGGAAGGTCGTACACACCGGGCCGCTGTCGCAGGCCGACCTGCGGCGGCGCGTGGCCGAGCTGAGCTGA
- the ligD gene encoding non-homologous end-joining DNA ligase, whose amino-acid sequence MGGTKAGADKTKAADKTKAADKTNSAGEIRAAGEINSAGEIEVAGRRVRLTSPDRVMFPQRGFTKADVFHYYLAVGDGIMRALRNRPTTLQRFPEGVEGEMFFQKRVPARGVPSWVETAQISFPSGRTAAELCPADLAHVAWAAQMGTVVFHPWPVRAADPDRPDELRVDLDPQPGTDFADATTAAAELRGILDELGVPGWPKTSGGRGVHVYLRIQPRWTFVEVRRATIALARELERRRPALVTTAWWKEERGTRVFVDYNQMARDRTIACAYSLRANPRATVSTPLGWDELPEVDPDDFDLRTVPARLAERGDPHAGIDDSPWDITPLLEWAERDAAAGQGDLPYPPDHPKMPGEPKRVQPSKDRDRPR is encoded by the coding sequence ATGGGTGGCACGAAGGCAGGGGCCGACAAGACCAAGGCCGCGGACAAGACCAAGGCCGCCGACAAGACCAACTCTGCCGGGGAGATCAGGGCCGCCGGGGAGATCAACTCTGCCGGGGAGATCGAGGTCGCCGGGCGCCGCGTCCGGCTGACCAGTCCGGACCGGGTGATGTTCCCGCAGCGGGGGTTCACCAAGGCCGACGTCTTCCATTACTACCTGGCCGTCGGCGACGGCATCATGCGGGCGTTGCGGAACCGGCCGACGACGCTGCAACGCTTCCCGGAGGGCGTCGAGGGGGAGATGTTCTTCCAGAAGCGGGTGCCGGCCCGGGGGGTCCCGTCGTGGGTCGAGACCGCGCAGATCAGCTTCCCCAGCGGCCGGACGGCGGCGGAGCTCTGCCCGGCCGACCTGGCCCACGTTGCCTGGGCGGCGCAGATGGGCACGGTTGTCTTTCACCCCTGGCCGGTCCGTGCCGCCGACCCAGATCGCCCCGACGAGCTGCGCGTCGACCTCGACCCGCAACCCGGCACCGACTTCGCCGACGCCACCACCGCCGCGGCCGAGCTGCGGGGGATCCTCGACGAGCTGGGCGTGCCCGGCTGGCCGAAGACCTCCGGCGGCCGCGGCGTCCACGTCTATTTGCGCATCCAGCCACGCTGGACGTTCGTCGAGGTCCGCCGGGCGACGATCGCGCTGGCCCGGGAGCTGGAGCGGCGCCGGCCGGCACTGGTCACCACCGCCTGGTGGAAGGAGGAGCGCGGCACCCGGGTCTTCGTCGACTACAACCAGATGGCGCGAGACCGGACGATCGCCTGCGCGTACTCGCTGCGGGCCAACCCCCGGGCCACCGTCTCCACGCCGCTGGGCTGGGACGAGCTGCCCGAGGTCGATCCGGACGACTTCGACCTGCGCACCGTCCCGGCGCGACTGGCCGAGCGCGGCGACCCACACGCCGGCATCGACGACTCTCCGTGGGACATCACGCCGCTGTTGGAGTGGGCCGAGCGGGACGCCGCCGCCGGACAGGGCGACCTGCCCTACCCGCCGGACCATCCGAAGATGCCCGGTGAGCCGAAGCGGGTCCAGCCGTCCAAGGACCGCGACCGTCCCCGATGA
- a CDS encoding lytic polysaccharide monooxygenase, whose translation MHRRITLPLVAVGAVGSSLAVAAPAQAHGYVSGPPSRQALCAQNRVPDCGQIKWEPQSVEGPKGLRSCHAGIARFAVLDDDSREWPATSVGSTATFTWTNTARHATSNWEYFVGDTRVAVFDGGGQQPGATVSHTVNLGGHSGRQKVLAVWNIADTANAFYSCVDLQIGGGPGPTPTTPPPSPSPSPTPTAAPTTNPPTPGDTWTAGRAYQIDDQVTYGAATYRCRQAHTALPGWEPPYTPALWTQV comes from the coding sequence ATGCATCGAAGAATCACCCTCCCGCTGGTCGCGGTGGGCGCTGTCGGGTCCTCGCTGGCCGTGGCCGCGCCGGCCCAGGCGCACGGCTACGTGTCCGGCCCACCGAGCCGGCAGGCGCTCTGCGCGCAGAACCGGGTGCCGGACTGCGGCCAGATCAAATGGGAGCCGCAGAGCGTCGAGGGCCCCAAGGGGCTGCGCAGCTGCCACGCCGGGATCGCCCGCTTCGCCGTCCTCGACGACGACAGTCGGGAGTGGCCGGCCACCAGCGTCGGCAGCACGGCGACGTTCACCTGGACCAACACCGCCCGGCACGCCACCAGCAACTGGGAGTACTTCGTCGGCGACACCCGGGTCGCGGTGTTCGACGGCGGCGGCCAGCAGCCCGGCGCCACCGTGTCACACACGGTCAACCTCGGCGGCCACTCCGGCCGGCAGAAGGTCCTCGCGGTCTGGAACATCGCCGACACCGCCAACGCCTTCTACTCCTGCGTCGACCTACAGATCGGCGGCGGCCCCGGGCCCACCCCGACCACGCCGCCACCGAGCCCCAGCCCGAGCCCGACGCCGACCGCCGCGCCGACGACCAACCCGCCCACCCCGGGCGACACCTGGACGGCGGGCCGCGCCTACCAGATTGATGACCAGGTCACGTACGGCGCGGCGACGTACCGGTGCCGGCAGGCGCACACCGCGCTGCCCGGCTGGGAACCGCCGTACACCCCGGCGCTGTGGACCCAGGTCTGA
- a CDS encoding ribonuclease D, producing MTDEPPQSRRAAESRTGSTPHRPPSAQSEPEDAGEQPTVDGPVPLIAPHEGTPQPVATPSELDEVLARFAAGTGPVALDAERASGYRYSQRAYLVQLRRAGAGTALIDPLPLPDLAVLDEVIGEAEWVLHAASQDLPCLAELGLRPRRLFDTELAARLAGFERVGLAALTEQLLGFRLEKHHSAADWSSRPLPESWLTYAALDVELLVELRDALDAELTRQGKSGWAAEEFAAVIRNGARPPRFRADPWRRTSGIHRVRGARAQARVRSLWYARDQIAARRDAAPGRVLPDSAIVAAAELDPRDEKTLLTLPGFGGRSVRRLARTWLAALDDARELPDEALPVAPAVEGPPPPHRWAERDPVAAARLARCREVVVRVAGEHRLPPENLIAPDSVRRLAWVPPEEVTDGTVVETLRGLGAREWQLGLLLPALTEALTVPLLPPPEA from the coding sequence GTGACCGACGAACCACCCCAGAGCCGTCGGGCCGCCGAAAGCCGTACGGGAAGTACACCGCACCGCCCGCCGTCGGCCCAGTCGGAGCCGGAGGACGCGGGGGAGCAACCGACCGTCGACGGGCCCGTTCCGCTGATCGCCCCGCATGAGGGAACACCACAGCCGGTGGCCACGCCGAGCGAGCTCGACGAGGTCCTCGCCCGCTTCGCGGCGGGCACCGGCCCGGTCGCCCTGGATGCCGAACGCGCCTCGGGCTACCGATACAGCCAGCGTGCCTACCTCGTGCAGCTGCGCCGCGCGGGCGCCGGCACGGCGCTTATCGACCCGCTACCGCTGCCCGACCTGGCCGTGCTCGACGAGGTGATCGGTGAGGCCGAGTGGGTGCTGCACGCCGCCAGCCAGGACCTACCCTGCCTCGCGGAGCTGGGGCTGCGTCCCCGCCGGCTGTTCGACACCGAGCTCGCCGCCCGGCTGGCCGGCTTCGAGCGGGTCGGTCTGGCCGCGCTGACCGAGCAGCTACTCGGCTTCAGGCTGGAGAAGCACCACTCGGCGGCGGACTGGTCGAGCCGGCCCCTGCCGGAGTCCTGGCTGACGTACGCCGCCCTCGACGTGGAGCTGCTGGTCGAGCTGCGCGACGCGCTCGACGCCGAGCTGACCCGGCAGGGCAAGTCCGGGTGGGCGGCGGAGGAGTTCGCCGCCGTGATCCGCAATGGTGCCCGCCCGCCGCGGTTCCGCGCCGACCCGTGGCGTCGCACCTCCGGGATCCATCGGGTGCGCGGGGCGCGGGCGCAGGCCCGGGTCCGGTCGCTGTGGTACGCGCGGGACCAGATCGCCGCCCGCCGGGATGCCGCTCCGGGCCGGGTGCTGCCGGACTCGGCGATCGTCGCGGCCGCCGAGCTGGACCCGAGGGACGAGAAGACGCTGCTGACACTGCCCGGTTTCGGTGGTCGCTCGGTCCGGCGGCTCGCCCGGACGTGGCTGGCCGCCCTGGACGATGCCCGGGAGCTGCCGGACGAGGCGTTGCCGGTCGCACCCGCGGTCGAGGGCCCACCGCCGCCGCACCGGTGGGCCGAGCGGGACCCGGTGGCCGCGGCCCGGCTGGCCCGGTGCCGGGAGGTGGTCGTCCGGGTCGCGGGCGAGCACCGGCTCCCGCCGGAGAACCTGATCGCCCCCGACTCGGTCCGCCGGCTGGCCTGGGTCCCGCCCGAGGAGGTGACGGATGGGACCGTGGTGGAGACCCTACGTGGGCTCGGCGCCCGCGAGTGGCAGCTCGGCCTGCTCCTACCCGCCCTGACGGAGGCGCTGACCGTTCCGCTCCTCCCACCACCCGAGGCCTGA
- a CDS encoding DUF305 domain-containing protein, with amino-acid sequence MRPLPRACRTRGPWPGALLAVLLLVAGCAGGSLPSPTATLVTAPVSLRGVDAPFLTAMVAHTERTLEIVELVEERLTDSRLRTLVAAIAATETDELRTMRTWLRDAGRPTTGGEHDHAGHADADDLARLRGASPADVDRVLRSVLAAHQEAAADLARAHLALGGSTPVRELAERVARSRTAQVELMAEPASG; translated from the coding sequence GTGCGGCCCCTACCCAGAGCGTGCCGCACCCGCGGACCCTGGCCCGGCGCCCTGCTCGCGGTGCTGCTGCTCGTCGCCGGCTGTGCCGGCGGTAGCCTGCCGTCCCCGACCGCCACCCTCGTCACCGCCCCGGTGAGCCTGCGGGGAGTGGATGCTCCGTTCCTCACCGCGATGGTGGCACACACCGAGCGGACACTGGAGATCGTCGAGCTGGTCGAGGAGCGCCTGACCGACTCCCGGCTCCGCACCCTGGTCGCCGCGATCGCGGCGACCGAGACCGACGAACTTCGGACCATGCGAACCTGGCTTCGGGACGCCGGCCGGCCCACCACCGGCGGGGAGCACGACCACGCCGGACACGCCGACGCCGACGACCTGGCCCGGCTGCGCGGGGCGTCGCCGGCCGACGTGGACCGCGTCCTGCGCTCGGTGTTGGCCGCGCACCAAGAGGCGGCCGCCGATCTCGCCCGGGCGCACCTGGCACTCGGCGGCAGCACGCCGGTCCGCGAGTTGGCCGAACGCGTCGCCCGGTCGCGGACCGCGCAGGTCGAGCTGATGGCCGAACCGGCGAGCGGCTGA
- a CDS encoding Prokaryotic metallothionein → MATCEVCGNDYWMSFEVRTVSGDVHTFDCFECAVHRMAPICEHCQVKIVGHGVEVSGRFFCSAHCARAEEGEQGAKVRDAVGARPA, encoded by the coding sequence ATGGCGACCTGTGAGGTCTGCGGGAACGACTACTGGATGTCGTTCGAGGTGCGTACGGTCAGCGGCGACGTGCACACCTTCGACTGCTTCGAATGCGCCGTGCACCGGATGGCGCCGATCTGTGAACACTGCCAGGTCAAAATCGTGGGGCACGGGGTGGAGGTGTCCGGACGGTTCTTCTGCAGCGCCCACTGCGCGCGGGCCGAAGAAGGGGAACAGGGCGCCAAGGTCCGCGACGCCGTCGGTGCCCGCCCGGCCTAG
- the msrB gene encoding peptide-methionine (R)-S-oxide reductase MsrB, with product MSLDDSELPRTEDEWRVRLSPEEFRVLRQAGTEAPWTGEYVNTKTSGIYHCRACGLELFSSDTKFDSHCGWPSFDDAIPGRVEEIEDHSLGMVRTEIRCARCDSHLGHVFHGERFTPKDTRHCVNSVAIRLEPRDT from the coding sequence GTGAGTCTCGACGACAGCGAACTGCCCCGCACCGAGGACGAGTGGCGGGTCCGACTGAGCCCGGAGGAGTTCCGGGTGCTGCGGCAGGCCGGCACCGAGGCCCCGTGGACCGGCGAGTACGTGAACACCAAGACCTCGGGTATCTACCACTGCCGGGCCTGCGGGCTGGAACTGTTCTCCAGCGACACGAAGTTCGACTCGCACTGCGGTTGGCCGAGCTTCGACGACGCCATCCCGGGCCGGGTCGAGGAGATCGAGGACCACAGCCTCGGCATGGTCCGTACGGAGATCCGCTGCGCCCGGTGCGACAGCCACCTCGGGCACGTGTTCCACGGCGAGCGGTTCACCCCGAAGGACACCCGGCACTGCGTGAATTCGGTCGCCATCCGGCTGGAACCACGCGACACCTGA
- the hemQ gene encoding hydrogen peroxide-dependent heme synthase, which produces MTEQTNVARLKELNATIRYTMWSVYRANSPLPSLRENVAGEVEALIAELAGKDVTVRGTYDVAGLRADADLMIWWHSSSSDALQDAYLRFRRTTLGRAMTPVWSQMALHRPAEFNKSHIPAFLAGEEARAYLCVYPFVRSYEWYLLPDAERRELLAEHGRMARGYPDVRANTVASFALGDYEWLLAFEADELHRVVDLMRDLRGSRARLHVREEVPFYTGRRRPISDIVSCLP; this is translated from the coding sequence ATGACCGAGCAGACCAACGTGGCCCGGCTCAAGGAGCTGAACGCCACCATCCGCTACACCATGTGGTCGGTGTACCGGGCCAACAGCCCGCTGCCGTCGCTGCGCGAGAACGTCGCCGGTGAGGTCGAGGCACTCATCGCGGAGCTGGCCGGTAAGGACGTGACCGTCCGGGGCACCTACGACGTCGCCGGTCTGCGGGCGGACGCCGATCTGATGATCTGGTGGCACTCCTCGTCCAGCGACGCGCTCCAGGATGCGTACCTGCGGTTCCGGCGCACCACCCTGGGACGCGCGATGACCCCGGTCTGGTCGCAGATGGCGTTGCACCGGCCGGCCGAGTTCAACAAGAGCCACATCCCGGCGTTCCTGGCCGGCGAGGAGGCCCGGGCGTACCTGTGCGTGTACCCGTTCGTTCGCTCGTACGAGTGGTACCTGCTGCCGGACGCCGAGCGGCGGGAGCTGCTGGCCGAGCACGGCCGGATGGCGCGTGGCTACCCGGACGTGCGGGCCAACACGGTCGCCTCGTTCGCGCTCGGGGACTACGAGTGGCTGCTCGCGTTTGAGGCCGACGAGCTGCACCGCGTCGTCGACCTGATGCGCGACCTGCGGGGTTCCCGGGCCCGGCTGCACGTCCGCGAGGAGGTCCCCTTCTACACCGGCCGTCGCCGCCCGATTTCCGACATCGTCTCCTGCCTGCCGTGA
- a CDS encoding DUF3000 domain-containing protein yields MAPPIALPETFARAVAGLRSAVSRAEILLEEVGAPQRLAPYAFALSATVLRDGDEVATGRLILLHDPAGHEAWQGTLRLVTYVTAELEVDLAADPLLPGVGWTWLTDALAAQDARYRAIGGTVTQTVSTRFGELAGPPAAGDVELRASWTPIDDDLTPHLHAWCTLLASTAGLPPPGVTALPEHRPAGAA; encoded by the coding sequence ATGGCCCCCCCGATCGCGCTTCCGGAGACCTTCGCCCGGGCGGTCGCCGGGCTACGGTCCGCGGTGTCCCGGGCGGAGATCCTGCTGGAGGAGGTCGGCGCGCCCCAGCGGCTGGCTCCCTACGCGTTCGCGCTTTCCGCGACGGTGCTCCGTGACGGCGACGAGGTGGCGACCGGGCGACTGATCCTGTTGCACGACCCGGCCGGGCACGAGGCGTGGCAGGGCACCCTGCGGCTGGTCACGTACGTGACTGCCGAGCTGGAGGTGGACCTGGCCGCCGACCCGCTGCTGCCCGGGGTGGGCTGGACCTGGCTGACCGATGCCTTGGCGGCGCAGGATGCCCGGTACCGGGCGATCGGCGGAACGGTCACGCAGACCGTGTCGACCCGGTTCGGCGAGCTCGCCGGGCCGCCCGCGGCCGGCGACGTCGAACTCCGGGCGTCGTGGACACCGATCGACGACGATCTCACGCCGCACCTGCACGCCTGGTGCACGCTGCTCGCCTCCACCGCCGGCCTCCCGCCGCCCGGCGTGACGGCACTCCCCGAGCACCGACCCGCTGGCGCGGCCTGA
- the hemG gene encoding protoporphyrinogen oxidase, with translation MPAPWRVAVVGGGIAGLAAAVRLRDRAPAGTEITVYEQSGALGGKLRTGDLAGQAVEFGAESFLMRDPAGGQSAAVALVRRLGLADRIVHPTVGQAALVVDGGLRPIPGGTLVGVPGDLAAVTTVARPAADADRDTGRALLGPHDDVAVGALVRARLGDEVVDRLVDPMLGGVYAGRADDLSLATTMPALTRSARVEHTLVDAVRAARAAAPRSPGAPVFGTLAGGLGTLAETAATASGATIRRDAAVRELTPVGAGWRLTVGSIRDAELIDVDAVVLAVPARPAARLLGGVAPLAAAAIGGLDYASVALVTLALPEPALPALSGFLVPAAEGLLVKASTFFTTKWGHLRRPDGLALVRASVGRYGDEAQLQRPDEDLAVAVHRELSAVLGAPLPAPVARHVQRWGGSLPQYAPGHLDRVAAARSAVRVGHPTLALAGAAYDGVGIPVCVRSGVTAADEIITALGGFGT, from the coding sequence ATGCCGGCACCGTGGCGGGTCGCGGTGGTCGGCGGCGGGATCGCCGGCCTGGCCGCCGCCGTGCGGCTGCGCGACCGCGCTCCCGCCGGCACCGAGATCACGGTGTACGAGCAGAGCGGCGCGCTCGGTGGCAAGCTGCGCACCGGCGACCTGGCCGGCCAGGCGGTGGAGTTCGGCGCGGAGTCGTTCCTCATGCGCGACCCGGCCGGTGGCCAGTCCGCAGCCGTGGCCCTGGTCCGCCGGCTCGGGCTGGCCGACCGCATCGTGCACCCGACCGTCGGGCAGGCGGCGCTGGTCGTCGACGGCGGGCTGCGCCCGATCCCGGGCGGCACGCTGGTCGGTGTGCCCGGGGATCTGGCCGCGGTGACCACGGTCGCCCGGCCGGCGGCGGACGCCGACCGGGATACCGGCCGGGCGCTGCTCGGCCCCCACGACGACGTCGCGGTGGGGGCGCTGGTCCGCGCGCGGCTCGGCGACGAGGTGGTCGACCGGCTGGTCGACCCGATGCTGGGCGGCGTGTACGCGGGCCGCGCCGACGACCTGTCGCTGGCCACCACCATGCCGGCGCTGACCCGCTCCGCCCGCGTCGAGCACACCCTGGTCGACGCGGTGCGTGCCGCGCGGGCCGCCGCGCCCCGGTCGCCGGGTGCGCCGGTGTTCGGGACCCTGGCCGGTGGCCTGGGCACCCTGGCCGAGACGGCCGCGACAGCCAGTGGAGCGACGATCCGCCGGGACGCGGCGGTCCGCGAGCTCACCCCGGTCGGCGCCGGCTGGCGGCTGACTGTCGGTTCGATCCGTGACGCGGAGCTGATCGATGTCGACGCGGTGGTGCTGGCGGTGCCGGCCCGCCCGGCGGCGCGGTTGCTCGGTGGCGTCGCCCCGCTGGCCGCCGCGGCGATCGGCGGGCTGGACTACGCCAGCGTCGCGCTGGTCACCCTCGCCCTGCCGGAGCCAGCCCTGCCGGCGCTGTCTGGCTTCTTGGTGCCGGCCGCCGAGGGGCTACTGGTCAAGGCATCCACGTTCTTCACCACGAAGTGGGGGCACCTGCGCCGCCCGGATGGGCTTGCGCTGGTTCGTGCGTCGGTCGGCCGGTACGGCGACGAGGCGCAGCTGCAGCGCCCGGACGAGGACCTGGCGGTCGCCGTGCACCGGGAGTTGTCGGCGGTGCTCGGCGCCCCGCTGCCCGCGCCGGTCGCCCGGCACGTGCAGCGGTGGGGCGGGTCGCTGCCGCAGTACGCGCCGGGCCACCTCGACCGGGTGGCAGCCGCCCGGTCGGCGGTACGGGTCGGTCACCCGACACTGGCCCTGGCAGGTGCCGCGTACGACGGTGTCGGTATCCCGGTCTGCGTCCGCTCCGGCGTGACGGCTGCCGACGAGATCATCACAGCACTGGGAGGTTTCGGGACATGA
- a CDS encoding isoamylase early set domain-containing protein — MIKRNRLFGNQTRVTFCLPRDTPPGRVSVVGCFNGWEPGRHELVARRDGTRTVTVRLGPGQYRFRYLATGGVWLDDDSADRIDENGSLLLL, encoded by the coding sequence GTGATCAAGCGCAACCGGCTCTTCGGCAACCAGACCCGGGTCACCTTCTGCCTCCCCCGTGACACCCCGCCGGGAAGGGTCAGCGTGGTGGGCTGCTTCAACGGGTGGGAGCCGGGTCGGCATGAGCTGGTCGCCCGCCGGGACGGTACGCGCACGGTCACCGTCCGGCTCGGGCCGGGCCAGTACCGCTTCCGGTACCTGGCCACCGGCGGGGTCTGGCTCGACGACGACTCCGCCGACCGGATCGACGAGAACGGCAGTCTGCTGCTGCTCTGA